From the Streptomyces sp. NBC_00654 genome, the window CCACGAGCCTGCCGATCGCGGGCTCGCCGGTGGCGAGGACGCTCCGCACCATGGCCGCAGTGGCGGTCGGGGCTGGTGAATCGGAACGCGTCGGCCAGTCGGCGCCCGACCAGGCGCCCGGCAGGTATTCCGCTGATGCCGTGGGCTGCCGTGTTCACCCGCAGGATCCGCAGGTCGGGGTCGAGGACGTGCATCCCTACGGGCGACGGAGTCAACAGTGCTCTGAGCAGAGCCTTACCGAGCGGGCCTTCACCCGCGCCGGATGCCGCTCGGCGCGCCCCCCACCATTCTTCTGCCTCTTCGGTGCACTCAAGCACGGTTCACGACACGT encodes:
- a CDS encoding PAS domain-containing protein, translated to MLECTEEAEEWWGARRAASGAGEGPLGKALLRALLTPSPVGMHVLDPDLRILRVNTAAHGISGIPAGRLVGRRLADAFRFTSPDRHCGHGAERPRHRRARDRQARGCRPAQTAFVAPTA